Below is a window of Macadamia integrifolia cultivar HAES 741 chromosome 8, SCU_Mint_v3, whole genome shotgun sequence DNA.
TCCCaaagtgaattttgaaattcaaataaaGAATATTTTGGATATACCAAacataatgagaatttcttaaagcaataaaatagtacaatttttacatttttttcttctctaagtTATCAAACACAACCCAAATATCTTCCATGTTTTAAGTCTTATTAAAGTTAAAAGGGACAATATAAACCAcactaaaaggaaagaaagaaaaaataacaatacTGACTCTTTTGAACCAACAGGTAAATATGCCGATTCACATATATCAtaaggaaattttcttttttgtggggGAGCGTAACTCCTCACCCAAATACATGGAGGTAAAATGATCATTCCGCTCATCAAGAAAAATGACTCTTTGATTATTCATGCATCCCATTAACCTTGCGCTTGCACATGAAGTTCACTCTTTCAAAGAAGACACTTTTCCATATTcacaagatttttcttttgataagcTGTTCACGATATGAANNNNNNNNNNNNNNNNNNNNNNNNNNNNNNNNNNNNNNNNNNNNNNNNNNNNNNNNNNNNNNNNNNNNNNNNNNNNNNNNNtatatatatagagagagagagagagagagagagagagagagagagagagaggaccccTCTCCATAAGTGGATCAGCCAGCCTCACCTTACAGAAAACTAGGTAGTGTGAAGCGAAGCATTTGGCGTGTCTAGACGACATTTGGCCATGCATCTTCTTACTCCCTCACTTTACGTTTTCTGTTGGGTTCAGTCTCGAGTTATGACCCTTGACCATTCCAGGGAGAAGTGTGACTCACAAGTTATTGTCCCAGTATTGGCAGTGCATGGCCGAGAGGCCTTATTATCACCGGCCAAATGGTCATGTATCATAAATCAAAAGGAACCAAAGCCACTCTCCTCTACTTCTCTCCTGTCCTAGCCACTAATGTTTTATCTTCTTTAAATTCAAGTTTGCCAGGCACATCAAACTAGACACCCACCGGCCCCACCTATTCATCCCACTTCTAGCTCCCATCTTCCCAACCTCTTGACCTGATCGTTACTTTTCTTAATTACATGCTTTGCTCAAGAAGAACCAGACTTCTTCTCCAAGGTCCAAACCCTACTTGTAAGCCACGTCTTGCTTGAACCTTTATGtttaatggagagagagagagagagagctccttTTCCATCCAAATTAAATGTCAGTCCTCCATGCACAACCATCGAAAATCGAGATCCATAGCTGGTCTCACTGATTCTATCACAGTACTATTTATTGAAGACGAAATTGCAGTGCTCTAACTGCTCTTACATGATATATATAGACACAGAGTCATGCACGATTAGTCTGCTTTGCATGGGAATGAAGAAGCTAGCTAGCAAGCAAGCAAGGAACGCTAAGAAAGCAGTGAGAGTGAGGAGAGACCATGAGAGTGCTTTTGGCTATGGTGGAACTGCTTCTAATAACTATAAGTTTAACGGCCATAGTTACAGAAGCAAGAAGCAACCCACATCACAGAAGCCACCACCTAGGAGGAAatgcagaagaagagaagataagaagcagccaccaccaccaccaccaccaccacaggAGCAGAAGCAGTAGTAGTAGTGGATGGAGATCGAGAAAGATAAGGAAGATTTGTGATCCGTTATATCAGTATCTCTTTGATAgttgtggccaatggcctttCCCTCGCTATCCTTCCCCTGACAACCCTTTCCTTACAACGCCGCCGCCTCCTCCTCCTATACCATGTTGTGTCATGCCTCCGCTGCCATCAATACCAGTTTTCTCACCTCCATCACCTCCTCCTCCAGAAATTCTGTTGCCAGCTCCTCCACTAGTACCTTCACCCCCTCCTCCAGTAATTCTGTTACCACCTCCTCCGCTAGTACCTTCACCCCCTCCTCCAGTGATTCTGTTACCACCTCCTCCGCTAGTACCTTCACCCCCTCCTCCAGTAATTCTGTTACCACCTCCTCCGCTAGTACCTTCACCCCCTCCTCCAGTAATTCTGTTACCACGCCCGCCACTAGTTCTTTCACCCCCACCACCACTACTATCACTTCTGCCACCGATAGTGGCTACTCCAACACTGCCGATCCTCctttcaccaccaccacctattGTGACAGAGGAACCGCTACTTCCTCCTCCACCATTCTTGCTTCTGCCACAACCTCCTGATTTTTCACTGCCGCCACCAGTAACCACACCGGAACAACCAGAACCTGTGTTTTCTccgccactactcttgctgcctCCACCGCAGGAACCTGATGGCCCTCTTCTCCCACCACCACTTCTGCCATTTTCTCCTCCTCAACAGCCAGACACATTCACTCCGCCAATTGTGTGGTCACCTTCTGCACCCGTTGAGACACCTACGTTTCCTATCCCGGATCAGCCAGATCTTCATCCACCACCACCGGTGGTACCCGATATCCCACCGGAGCAGCCAGACCTTTATCCACCGCCACTGGTGGAACCGGAATTCCCACCGGAGCAGCCAGACCTTTATCCACCGCCACTGGTGGAACCGGATTTCCCACCGGAGCAGCCAGACCTTAATCTACCTCCACCGGTGGTACCGGATATCCCACCGGAGCAGCCAGACCTTTATCCACCGCCCCTGGTGGAACCGGATTTCCCACCGGAGCAGCCAGACCTTAATCTACCTCCACCGGTGGTACCGGATTTCCCACCGGAGCAGCCCGACCTTTATCCACCGCCAACGGTGGAACCGGATTTTCCACCGGAGCAGCCAGACCTTATTCTACCTCCACCAGTGGTACCGGATATCCCACCGGAACAGTCAGACCTTTATCTACCACCACCGGTGATACCAGATATCCCTCCAGAGCAGCCAGACCTTTCTCTACCGCCACCGGTTATACCAGATATCCCTCCGGAGCAACGCTTTTGAAGGTGAGCCTGTGCAGCCTCTGCCACCGATCGTTCCTTCATCTTAACTTACCACCATATATACAACTATTATCTGATTGATAAGAATCCATGAATCTCTGCTCATCATCCATCAGAGGCTCGGTTGGGCTGGAAATATAAGAGGTGGGTTCATGGGTTGTGACTTGTGATTGCCTTCTCCATctcttctattttatgtaatcCTTACAATGTTTCATAACTTCGTTTTAGTTATTCGGACGACTTACATTTTGACTTTTTACAGTCAATAAGTCTAAAGGTTCACATAGTGTCATgcgatttatttatttatttattttaagtttaagaACTTTGACCATAGATGACAAAGAAGACCGACAAAGAAGTCAACAAGAACCCAATATTACATtacttgaaaaacaaaaaaaatagtgtAAATCAAGCATCGATGCACTTAAGAGGTGTTATTAAGTAATCAACTCTCATACAGGTACTCCATTGAGCATTATAAATTACTTACGTGGGTCATAAAGTGAGTCCATTACACATATGTAATCAACTCAATTtcgtgtttttttattttgaaggaaaataataagaaaaggaaaattgtaCGTACAACTCCATTGAGTGATCTCTTTTGGTTGTGATTTTTAACATTAactaaaaagaaggaaagaaaggagagaaggtACTCTCTACATTGGGTTGCAGTGTGATGACATTATCTGTCTAGTGtataagggaaaattctactatttttcatatttgttaCAAAGGATTTTGAGGAGAGAGTATTGtaaattatttttcatatttgttaCAAAGGATTTTGAGGAGAGAGTATTGTAAATTTTTGAATTCACCTTTGTTTGGTGAGTTGCTTTGTAATCCAAGAATGATCATTACTCTTAATGTTTAGGCTCTAGAATTGATGAGAAAGAATATTGTGTAATCCTATTATTAAATGTAGTGGACGAGGACCGGGGGTTTTTCCCTTTCACCTTGGAAGGAATTATTACGTTAAAATTGGCACTTTCTTTTGCAGTTGGATAGATTTGTTCCAATAtaggaagaattttttttttccaacagtGGTGATAAAATTTTGGATATATATAGATGAAAGTGCGGATGACAATGTAAGATATGGAAACATGCAAGCAAGTGGACAAGGTGGTGGTGGTAATATTGGTTTCGAGAATAATAGTGGGAGAGAAGGTGAGTAAGGTATGACAGGGGGAAgggaagaataaaagaatggtGGAGGTGGTGTGGCTGCAGTGGCAATAGGGAGAGATTGAGTGGGAAGGACTGGGTAGATGTAGAAGTATGAGTTTGTAAATATTGTATTGGTCTAACATTTGGCATATTAGATAAAATCTCAATGGGATCCTATCCCTTTCCTCTTAGTCTAACCTATTCATGTAGCACTTTTAATATTAGTGATAGACTCTTTATTTATGGCCGTTGAATGATGATCTCCATCTCAGATGAGATCTCACATTAAGTTCAAAGGATGTTGATAAAAAGAATCTCTTCCCCACATTTTATTGGAttgagaattttttctttttttggttggggtgTTGGGAGTGTTGGATTTTGGATTCAATAGCTATTAAATCATTCCTTTATcatatttgattaaaaaaagatATGATATTATCGAAGATTTTGTGATTGACCAAATTTAGTAAAGGATttctaacaaaataaaaatttgtcaAAAAAGGATTtcaggcattttttttttatttaagagaaagaaaaattccattATATAGAAAGATTAGTTACATCCAATATAGTAccagttttcaaaaattacatttttttgtgaaataaatAAAGCAATATGCTTGAACAAAAACACAATGTTGTCAGATTGCTTATGACAAAAAGTGGTAAAATAGGGATTtataatcattaaaaaaaaaaaaaaaaagggtatactGCTCATTGGCCATGAGAAGGTGTTGAAGTCCACCACCATGTTATACATCTTCTTCAGATCACTCCAAAATTCAGATGTCATCCAACCTTTCTCTTTGACTAGTTTAAGGCCATAGAGAAGACCTTGGGTTTTATGCTTCTTCCTATCATCATCTAATCTacacaaattaaaaaaaaatcactgcgGATAAAAATaccacatgcccaacttgaaaTATTGTTAGAAGAGTTAGAAACTCCAGTGCATAATAAAATAGGGAAGTGTAGAAATGGCGATGACTATTAGCTCCTGGATGTAAAGCAAGTGTGCTCATTAGGTCCATTAGAGCAAATAgactcatcttttttatttcttgccaACGACGGGTATTCAGGCCTTTGGTTTAACTAGTTTCGCGggctcatactgaccccacaaccgcatggaccgggtcatacctgGGCTGAattagaaccattcaactttcattgaaaacagtgaagagcactaaacacccctatgtgagtggcccaaggtgtgcctagtaggagttgaacttaggacgtctgaATTTACGGCTCATGCTAAGTTCGTTGCTCAACAATtgcactacccccttgggttagcAAATAGACATATCTAAATAAGAGATAAACATATATCTACAATCCAACAATCAATATTAGACATAAATAGATGGGGTTAGGTTTAGTATGAAGATTAACCATATGATTCCTATGAGACCATAAAAAATATGAAGTAATCATTAATATTCCAAAGAAGTTGTTATGATCATGTTTGAGAATCATAGAGGAAAAGAATAGCAAATTCAAATCCAAGATCGAATGACTAGTGAAGCATTCTATTTTCAACCCCAGTGGTCTTGCAACCCATAACCATTTGGAAAGTCACGTGAGAGAAAAACATGCCAAGTGATTTCCCTTTGAGTGTTACAGAACCCACAAGTAACGTCAATGTCCATCCATTTTCAATAGTGTCTACCATTAAGTAAAAGcctttaaaagaaaattttatatttcaagTGGACGTTTAGTTTCCAGAAATATCTCCACCATTTAGAATAAAAGGAAGGGCGGGTGAACCTGTTAAATAGACCAATAGAGTTAACAACACTTTTATTTGCAATAAATTTAGCCGCAATTTTGGTGGTTAAGGGGTTTTGTTTGGAATAAGTACACCACCATCGATCACCAATAGGTGAGGGAGGCAAAGTAATTATTTTTCTAACTATtgaaagagggagaaaaaaaaaaaaaagattaatattCCTTGaattaccaataaaaaaatcacttaCTCTTAGAAATGAGTCTTGTCGCACAAACTCAATGATTACAAAATTGGAAAGTGAAGAGATCCAGGGATCCTTCCAAAACAAAGTCTCTTGATCATTCCCAATTttcctttcaaatttttttttaaaagagtaAAATGGTAGCAGTATTATTCTAAGTGAGAGATTCCCTTTTAGTCCAAACTGAGGGGTCAAAGAGAGATTTAGAgtgaaaatatttaattttagcACCTGAGCCCAGAAAATAAAGTTATTGGTGAGTAATCTCCATCTAAACTTGAGAAGGAGGGCTTTGTTTTGAGTAGCAGAATCTCGAAGACCAAGACCCCCATCCTACAAGATGAAGCTTTtgtttaatctctctctctctctctctctctctctaattagattttctcttcctctcccctctttatcgtcctctccctccctctcctaTACTCTTTAAATGGTGGGGATAATGAGGTTTTTGtaaaaatcctaaatgctaTTGGAGGTCTTGTGTTATCGGGAGCACTTGCTATGTGGGTAGGAATGACTGATCACAAAAGGGCTAAGATCATATAGAGACCTTACGCTTGTAAGATTATCACTGGTAACCAATAAACCAATTTTTGGATGATCACCCCGAACTAGTAGGACAATCCGTCTGTTTTTGTGCCTCTCCATGACAGATCTATTTTTTATGTGAAAACTTCGAAGATGCATGGTTCTGTGTGCTGGAACAGTATAGTAAACATTCTTCCCATCTTGAGGAAAATGATTCTCCTGAAAATAGGTAATGGTATAAAgcattttttttggaatgaaccCTGGGTTCACAGTTTGCAGAATTCCATTTTGGGTACCATATCCTCCTCTTCTCCACCTTCCTCAATACTAATGAAGGTTTGTGACTTCATTGTAGAAAATCAATGGAATATTGGTCTTTGAAACTCTGTCACCTGTGACTTTAACTAACTCAATTCTCCAGATCCCCATATCCCTTGAATCAGATCGATGGTGGTTCCATCTTTCTAATGAGAGGTCTCCTACAACTAAAATAGCTATCAATTTTCTCAGTAACAGGTTCACTAACGAACTTTAATGAATGCTTAAAGAAGTGTTTTTTCCCTCTCCATGCTCTCAGTGGTGGCGCTAGTTTTTAGAAATCAATATCCACCCCAAGTTTAAGATCTTCTTCTGAAAAATTGCCCATAAAGGAATTCCTACCAAAAGCATTCTGATTAAAATAGGTGGAAATTGACCCTCCATATGGGTTTTATCACAAACAACACGAGTCATTGTGGCATGTTCTCATTGACTGCGACTTTTCTAGAAGAATGGCTGCTAGCCCTTTGGGTCTTCAAATggatcttttttcctttctcatcTTTTGATTCTATGTATCTCTTTAACTCCAATGATATTCCCAGAAATAAACTCACAATTTTTTCTCTCCACTTTTCTGATTATCTGCTTTTGTATTTGAAAACATATAAACCAGATAACTTTTTGTTCTAACAAACCAAACCCATATGTCATCCGAAAAAAATGACGATTTTTGGATGCCTAATGATTTGGCTGAAAGGTATGTTGACAAGCAGGTGAGTACCATAGCTCCCCAATTATCCTTTTCTAATCCACATCCGAATTTGACGCTTGAGGTCATAGGAATTTCTAATCACATTAATAGAATATCTGGATGGGCTGCAGCTATATTACATAGGGGAAGTTGTTTCTTATCTAAGGCTAATTATTTGGCGACATAAGAAAATGGTAATGCTATGGTAAAAGGGCTACTTTTCGGGGTAAGGCCAGCATTTTTTGGCCTTGAATAACAATACTTTTGCGATTAAAAGTGGAATATTTAGACAATgctattttttgtttaaaaccTAACAACAATCTTGTTTTGATTATTAAAATTGCCAAAGATGCAATGACTAGGTAAAGTACTTTTAACCATGTGAATTTTATCAGGTtgaaatcatctgcaattccaatctcgtacaattccgtgtaatACCATCTTCAagcagtgacacgtgtattgataccaatacaatggtccaaatctgatacaactaataaaacattaaatcaatgaagaagcaTTTAAATCAGAATTAGACtattatattggtatcaatatacgtgtcaccgcctgaaggtggtattacatAGAATTGTACGAAATCGAAATTGCAGTTTTTTTCCGGATTTTATCCCAAAGCAGGTTGGTACCGTTGGCAATTTGGAGGAAAAGCCCACTCATTTATATTTGAAATTCATTCTAAAGCTCAATAAcggatctttttttcttttgacggGAAAAGCACAATAACGGGTCTCTGGTTTCTATTTGTCTTGCTCTCCACTTATTCCTTTTGTCATTAAATACCAAAATCCCCGAGCCTCCTCCCACTCAAATGATTTGATCCCTTCCCCCAAAATAACCACCATTCACCACTAACCCCTTAACGGCTTCTTCTACTTCCCCAGATAACTCCCTcgtccctccctctctctctctctctccgatcgatcgaaaccctaactttatctctctctctctctctgagtcgAGGAAATGGAGATTCAATGGGAAAATTTGCCAGAAGAGTGTTGGGAATTGGTGTTCGATCGCCTGGGACATAATCGACACTTAGAAGCACCATCGTTAGTCTGCAAACGGTTTCTTTCCATCTCTAATCTGCTTCGATCCAGTTTAACTGTATCCGATCCCACAGTTCTACTCCACGGGAGCACTTTGGGTCTCCTCCGAAGATTTCACCAGCTCAAGCGCATAGATCTCGTTGAATTCCATGGCGATTCGGATAGGCTTCTCCGGGAGGTTGCTCTCTCTGGATTGAACCTCGAAGTTCTAAATCTCTCCAAGCAGAAGCGACTTCCCGTCCAGGGCATGAAGGAATTGGGAGCCAAGGTGAAGACTTTGAGGGTTCTGATCTGCTCAAGATTGTGTTTCTTGCAGGACAGTGATCTCGTTGCAATCGCTGATTCGTTCCCGTCACTCGAGGAACTCGATATTAGTAATCCGGAACAGGATTTTGGTTCTTTCTCTGAACTGGATTATGCGGATGACTATGCGGTCTCAGGTTCATTTCCAGGTAGTATTTCCGATTCAGGGATTGCAAATTTGTCCTCGAAGCTTCAGCGGCTCTGTAGGATTAACGTCTCTGGAAATCATTTCATTTCGGATCggtcccttttctctctttcatccAATTGTGCATTTCTGGAAGAAATTATGGCTCGTGATTGTAGTCTTATAAGCGAAATTGGCATTGCTTTGGCAATCCATCATAATCCTCAGTTGATTTCCCTGTCAGTAAATGGAAGCAAGatttcttctgctgctgctacttcttcttcttccctcacaATGGAAAGCTCTTTCATTTGTGCTAGAGCTTTGGGCACTCTTGATTTCTCCCTAATGATCATTTCAGACGATCTTCTCAATTCGATCATCCAAGCAGATCTTCCTTTACGCAGATTCGGATTATCCCGTTGCCGAGGATTCACATTTGCTGGAATATCTTCACTGTTGTGCAAATACAGTTCACTAAACTACTTAGACATAGAAGGAACAGCTTTCCTCACCGACCAGTCCATGTCGGAGTTATCCCACCATCTCCATGATGTAAACATCATAAACCTAAACTCCATCTCCAATCTTACAAATTCAACCTTCTTCTTGTTGGTGCAAACCTGTCCTCATCTAGAGGAAATCAGAATGGAGAATACAAGTCTAGGCAAAGAAGATGGCCCTTCAGACTTGAAGAAGAACTCCAAACTCCAAACCTTGAAATTGTCATGGAACAAGTGTCTGACCGATGAAACCCTCAAAGGGATATCAATGGTCTGCCCCAGTGTGAGATCACTTGACATAAGCCACTGTTGGAGCACTACAGGAGAAGGAATTGGGTACATTGGGATGAACTGCTGCGAGATTAAAATGTTAGAGCTGAGTGGGTGCAGCAGTATAAGTAACCTTGGGACAAGTTTCGGGTTTTCCAAACTGGAAGTCCTTCATGCTGCAGGATCAAGGTTCGACGATGAGGGGCTACGAATGATGGGGCATAGCAGTCGTTGGCTTCTACATTTGGACTTGGAAGGTTGTTTGGGAGTAACGGCAAAAGGGTTGAAGGAGGTAGTAACAAATTGCAAGGGACTGAAAGAGGTTAGCTTGAAGAAGTGTTGCAATGTTGGTTCTGATGTCATAGCTTGGATGGTATTCTCAAGGCCCTCTCTGAGGAACCTAATCCCACCATGTGATATTGTTTCCACTGAGAAGCAAAAGGATTTTTTCTTGCGGCATGGTTGTTGGGTTCATGACTGTTAGCTATTTTTATTGTACAAGAAATTTCCCTGTCCTTGATTTCTGAGATTGAAATTGTAATAATCCAATGTTTCATACTCTTTGTATTCTTTACTGACATATAGTCTCTGTTTGGCATGTGCTCTTGTGGTTTGTTATTTCTGTACTTCCAGCTTCAGGTTGTAACACATTTTCCTTCCTCATTAGATATACCATTGCCCTACCTGCTGTTGCCATACAATTACCACCTTTCTCTCACTAGATATACCATTGCCCTACCCACTGTTGGCCGATGCAAAAGATACCAGGCAGCatgtaaatctctctctctctaatgtgAGTTTTTTTGGGGACAGTTTTCTGTCTGAGAGTAACCACTGCACCACAGACACTGAGGACACGCAATGACTTGGCTCTGTCTAGGCACAAGGGCCGCTCTCGGACATAAAACACTTAACCCCATTTTTTATGGAATAAGAGATTGTAACTCCAATACttagaaacatgaaaaagagaGTTGTCTGATGGATGAGTGGGGTTGATGCCCTTGTGCACAATCTCATTGGCCCCACACTGGTTAGGTACCACGTGACTAGGCAGCaatttgggaaaattacttgattacccacttatgggtttccctttacaaaattatccaccaaaagtttcagctaacaaaaatacccaaaattaggtttttctttacaaaattacccacttaaagtttaagttaacaaaaatacccaaaattgagtttgagtttacaaaattacccatacaaagtttcagtaataaaaaaaatacatgattatatgtggaagatgaagactcactattttggatagttttgtaaacccaaacttgattttgggtatttttgttaattgaaactttaggtgggtagttttgtaaatccaaacccaattttgggtatttttgttaaccaaaactttttatgggtaattttgttaaccaaaactttttttgggtaattttgtaaaggaaaacccaaaagtgggtaatcatgtaattttccccaGCAATTTCTTGCCATAAAGAAAAGCATTGCCTTTTTTGTgaatggatcaggttcacgtacaagaatATTCTCATACGTCCCTGGTTCGTGAATTTAGAatcaattaaataaagagagaaaatcgaTCCTAAATCCATGGACCTGAGACGTTCTCGTACAttctcgtatgtgaacctgatccactctcgctttttttttttttaaatgacctGCAAAAGAGTAGCAAGAATGCAAGATACTTAATAAGCCTTAAATGCTTGCGCATCCATGAACACTTGATCAAACATACGTGAGAATCTAACTGTGGGCACTAGTGGTGAGCATCTATTGTAATCAGTAATCAATGTAAATTCCCTCAACCCATTTTAGAATCGACCATGAAAATGCATTAGAACTTCACTTTCTACTAttctttcctccttttagtggagagggggaaaaaatcaatgaaacctACCTCTTGCAACTAGATCTATGagattttttactaaaaaacactaaaaaaaatatgtgaAAATGCCTGCTTCATCTTCCTATTACACTTCTAGGGTTTGGCAGACAATTCCAATCTAATTTATATTGAAAATGAAAACCATGTGTCCAATTATGAGTTTTAAAACCCTCTTTGTGGCACCTCAAGGGTACTAGGAGAGGAACATGGGTCTTGAAAAGGACTCGGGGCCCAATAGCACTGCCCTCGTGTCAATGCTATAGTTAGAGTGCACCCCATACTCGTTGGAGAGGTGTGTTTGGCATGTAAAATAATTTCGGGATAACACAATACCAGTCTCCTAAGTGCTAGGTATATTGGGGATCTTGCACCCCAAGCCAAAAGGGGAAAGGGAGGGAGAGCCCATATGGTTAATGTTTGAGGGAGTGTACTTTGAATAATGTGTCATTCAAAGTAGTTTTATTATAAACGAAGTAATTCTACTCATGCGACTTGTTGCTACTAATATCATTACCAAACTCTCACACAGAGACATCACCTATCTTAACATTGATGTACTTAGCAATTTATAATtactgaattttcttttcttctgattaaaaaaaaaatttaaaatgccATTCCTTTTCCTATTTCTCAATAATGAGTTCACTCACCATTCACTCACCATTCAGCAATTGGGGGTATCCTTGTCATAGTCAggttttacaaaattattctgTAAACCAAAGTGGCAACAGAATTTCTCACTTGAGAAGTAGACTTGGGAAATAATCTCATTCAAGGTAGACTCAGCTTCTCAGCTTTTGGTCTGTAGTTCAGTTGCTAATGCAAGAATCATTATATTGATAATCTCGCAGTTACTAAAGTCTCTGTAAGTCACTCAATGTGGTAGTTTGCTAAGATTATGCCATCAGCCAATAGAGTTTGATTTAAAAAGGCAATTCACAAAGTTATGTCAATAAGCCATTGCCACAATCCATCACTCAAACAAATAAATGATgtttcctcaaaaaaaaaaaaattaattgttaAAAAAATGGCATTGTCTCAAACACAAAGTACACTAACTCTAATGATGGTCTCCATAAACAAGTGATCAAAAGAATTTGCTCAATTCAAAACATTTAAACAATTCTAAATCAGAAACAAGAAGACCATGAATCTCAGCAATAATAATACATAAATCCTTCTTCTTAGTAACCAAATAGAGAGATC
It encodes the following:
- the LOC122087451 gene encoding extensin-1-like, whose amino-acid sequence is MRVLLAMVELLLITISLTAIVTEARSNPHHRSHHLGGNAEEEKIRSSHHHHHHHHRSRSSSSSGWRSRKIRKICDPLYQYLFDSCGQWPFPRYPSPDNPFLTTPPPPPPIPCCVMPPLPSIPVFSPPSPPPPEILLPAPPLVPSPPPPVILLPPPPLVPSPPPPVILLPPPPLVPSPPPPVILLPPPPLVPSPPPPVILLPRPPLVLSPPPPLLSLLPPIVATPTLPILLSPPPPIVTEEPLLPPPPFLLLPQPPDFSLPPPVTTPEQPEPVFSPPLLLLPPPQEPDGPLLPPPLLPFSPPQQPDTFTPPIVWSPSAPVETPTFPIPDQPDLHPPPPVVPDIPPEQPDLYPPPLVEPEFPPEQPDLYPPPLVEPDFPPEQPDLNLPPPVVPDIPPEQPDLYPPPLVEPDFPPEQPDLNLPPPVVPDFPPEQPDLYPPPTVEPDFPPEQPDLILPPPVVPDIPPEQSDLYLPPPVIPDIPPEQPDLSLPPPVIPDIPPEQRF
- the LOC122085849 gene encoding SCF E3 ubiquitin ligase complex F-box protein pof2-like, with translation MEIQWENLPEECWELVFDRLGHNRHLEAPSLVCKRFLSISNLLRSSLTVSDPTVLLHGSTLGLLRRFHQLKRIDLVEFHGDSDRLLREVALSGLNLEVLNLSKQKRLPVQGMKELGAKVKTLRVLICSRLCFLQDSDLVAIADSFPSLEELDISNPEQDFGSFSELDYADDYAVSGSFPGSISDSGIANLSSKLQRLCRINVSGNHFISDRSLFSLSSNCAFLEEIMARDCSLISEIGIALAIHHNPQLISLSVNGSKISSAAATSSSSLTMESSFICARALGTLDFSLMIISDDLLNSIIQADLPLRRFGLSRCRGFTFAGISSLLCKYSSLNYLDIEGTAFLTDQSMSELSHHLHDVNIINLNSISNLTNSTFFLLVQTCPHLEEIRMENTSLGKEDGPSDLKKNSKLQTLKLSWNKCLTDETLKGISMVCPSVRSLDISHCWSTTGEGIGYIGMNCCEIKMLELSGCSSISNLGTSFGFSKLEVLHAAGSRFDDEGLRMMGHSSRWLLHLDLEGCLGVTAKGLKEVVTNCKGLKEVSLKKCCNVGSDVIAWMVFSRPSLRNLIPPCDIVSTEKQKDFFLRHGCWVHDC